The window AGCCCGCCCGGATCGGCGCGGCGATGGGCACGCTGCTGCTGTTGCGCCAGCTCGGCGGCGCGATCGCGCTGGCCGGTGCCGAGACGCTGTACTCCTCGCGCCTCAGCCACGCGCTGGCGTCCGGCGACGCGCCACGCGAGGCGGCCGCGAGCGCCACCGGCACCGCGGTCTTCGTGGTCGCGCTGTGCGGCGCGGGCGTCGCAGCGGTCGCACTGCTGAGCCTCGGCCGCGGCGCCGGACGCCTGCAGCCGCTGCCGGAGCAGGTGGTCGCGGCGGCCGCATAAGGTGTCGTCATGGCCGACGCCCTCGATCTCCTGCGCACCCGCCTCGCCGAGCTCAACGACCTGCGGTTGGTCGGCTCATTGCTGGGATGGGACCAGCGGACGATGATGCCGGCGGGCGGCGGTCCGTCGCGCGCCAAGCAGCAGGCGACGATCCAGAAGCTGGCCCATCAGCTCGGGACCGCCGACGAGGTCGGCGGCTGGCTGGCCGAGCTGGAGGGCGCCGACGGCTTGTCCGAGGTCGACCGCGACGTCGTCGCGGTCACCCGCCGCGGCTACGAGCGCGCGCGGGTCGTGCCGAACGAGCTGGCCGCCGAGCTGGCGCTCGCGGGCGCCGCGGGTGAGGACGCCTGGCAGGTCGCGCGCGCCGAGGACGACTTCGCGAAGTTCGCGCCGGTGCTGGAGCGCAACGTCGAGCTCACGCGCCAGTACGCGGCCTGCTTCGACGGGCACGCCAGCGCGTACGACGCGTTGTTGCAGGACTACGACCACGGGCTGACGACCGCGCGGATCCAGGAGGTCTTCGCCCAGCTGCGCGAGGCGCTGCCGCCGGTCGTCGCCGAGCGCGCCGCCCAGGCCGCGCCCGCCGCGCTGGCGATCCCGGTCGAGGCCCAGCAGGCGGCGGTCAACGGCGTGCTCGCGCGCTTCGGCGTCGGCGCGGACTCGTGGCGGATCGACGTGTCGTCGCACCCGTTCTCCACCAACATCGGGCTGCGCGACAGCCGCATCACGACGCGCTACGAGGACGGCCAGCTCGAGCCGCTGCTGGCCGCGATGCACGAGTTCGGCCACGCGCTCTACGACCGCCAGGTCGCGCCGGAGCTGGAGGGCACGACGCTCGACGACGGCACGTCGATGTCGATCCACGAGTCGCAGAGCAAGTTGTGGGAGAACCACGTCGGGCGCAACCCGGCGTTCGCGGGCGTGCTCGCGCAGGAGCTGACCAGCGGCGGCTACGAGATCTCCGCCACCGACGTGCACGCGACGCTCAGCGCGGTCCGGCCGTCGCTGATCCGCGTCAGCGCCGACGAGGTCACCTACCCCCTGCACATCGTGCTGCGCTTCGAGCTGGAGCGCGCGCTGATCGACGGCGACCTCGCGGTCCGCGATCTCCCAGCGGCGTGGAACGACGGCATGAGGTCGCTGCTGGGGATCGACGTGCCGTCCGACGCCGAGGGCGTCCTGCAGGACGTGCACTGGGCCGGGCTGGCGTTCGGCTACTTCCCGTCCTACGCGCTGGGCTGCCTGATCGCCGCGCAGCTGTGGGAGGCGCTGGAGGCCGAGCTGGGCTCGCGCGACGGCGCGCTGGAGTCCGGCGACGTCGCGGAGATCCGCGACTGGCTGGGCGCCAAGGTCCACGTCTGGGGCCGGCGGCGGGACACGATCCCGATCGTCGAGTCGGCGACGGGCCGCGGGCTGGACGCGGCGCCGTTCCTGCGCCACGTCGGCGCGTTGTCGTAGGCCTTCCTGCGCTCGGGCACAGTCAGCCGCGGCACGAAGAACTGGGCCAGCGGGCCGATCGCCAAGGCGTAGGCGATGGTCCCGGCGCCGAACGTCCCGCCGAGGAGCACGCCCGCGGTCAGGACGGTCAGCTCGATGGCGGTCCGGACGGCGCGCAGCGAGCGCCCGGTGAGCGCGTGCAGGCCGGTCATCAGCCCATCGCGCGGCCCGGGGCCGAAGCGCGCGCCGATGTAGGCGCCGGTCGCGACGCCGTTGAGGACGATGCCGCCGACGAGGAACGTCGCGCGGATGGCGGTCCCGTGCGGC is drawn from Conexibacter woesei Iso977N and contains these coding sequences:
- a CDS encoding carboxypeptidase M32 yields the protein MADALDLLRTRLAELNDLRLVGSLLGWDQRTMMPAGGGPSRAKQQATIQKLAHQLGTADEVGGWLAELEGADGLSEVDRDVVAVTRRGYERARVVPNELAAELALAGAAGEDAWQVARAEDDFAKFAPVLERNVELTRQYAACFDGHASAYDALLQDYDHGLTTARIQEVFAQLREALPPVVAERAAQAAPAALAIPVEAQQAAVNGVLARFGVGADSWRIDVSSHPFSTNIGLRDSRITTRYEDGQLEPLLAAMHEFGHALYDRQVAPELEGTTLDDGTSMSIHESQSKLWENHVGRNPAFAGVLAQELTSGGYEISATDVHATLSAVRPSLIRVSADEVTYPLHIVLRFELERALIDGDLAVRDLPAAWNDGMRSLLGIDVPSDAEGVLQDVHWAGLAFGYFPSYALGCLIAAQLWEALEAELGSRDGALESGDVAEIRDWLGAKVHVWGRRRDTIPIVESATGRGLDAAPFLRHVGALS